A section of the Pseudomonas tritici genome encodes:
- a CDS encoding DUF2160 domain-containing protein, which yields MEWMAWTTPTALFFGGIALILAGMTTWELRSPSIPRRGFLPISTTRGDRLFIGLLGSAYLHLLVIGVTDWSIWVASALSLVWLLSVMRWG from the coding sequence ATGGAATGGATGGCCTGGACCACCCCCACGGCGCTGTTCTTTGGCGGCATAGCCCTGATCCTGGCGGGCATGACCACTTGGGAACTGCGCTCGCCGAGTATCCCTCGGCGGGGTTTTCTGCCGATCAGCACCACCCGTGGTGATCGCTTGTTTATCGGTCTTCTCGGTAGCGCCTACCTGCATTTGCTGGTTATCGGCGTTACCGACTGGAGCATCTGGGTGGCGTCCGCGCTCTCCCTGGTATGGCTGTTGAGTGTGATGCGTTGGGGCTGA
- a CDS encoding carbohydrate ABC transporter permease, with product MNKVQNNKAWWLVLPVFLLVAFSAVIPMMTVVNYSVQDIFDQSSRYFVGADWYKQVLLDPRLHDSLLRQFIYSACVLLIEIPLGIAIALTMPTKGRWSSLVLIILAIPLLIPWNVVGTIWQIFGRADIGLLGYSLNALGISYNYAANTADAWVTVLVMDVWHWTSLVALLCYSGLRAIPDVYYQAARIDRASAWAVFRHIQLPKMKSVLLIAVMLRFMDSFMIYTEPFVLTGGGPGNATTFLSQTLTQMAVGQFDLGPAAAFSLVYFLIILLVSWLFYTAMTHSDANR from the coding sequence ATGAACAAGGTGCAGAACAACAAGGCCTGGTGGCTGGTGTTGCCGGTGTTCCTGCTGGTAGCGTTCAGTGCGGTGATCCCGATGATGACCGTGGTCAACTATTCGGTGCAGGACATCTTTGACCAATCCAGCCGCTACTTCGTCGGCGCCGACTGGTACAAGCAAGTGCTGCTCGACCCGCGTCTGCATGACTCGCTGCTGCGCCAGTTCATCTACTCGGCCTGCGTGCTGCTGATCGAAATCCCGCTGGGCATCGCCATCGCCCTGACCATGCCGACCAAGGGCCGCTGGTCGTCACTGGTGTTGATCATCCTCGCCATTCCGCTGCTGATTCCATGGAACGTGGTGGGCACCATCTGGCAGATTTTCGGGCGCGCCGACATCGGCCTGTTGGGTTACAGCCTCAACGCCCTGGGGATCAGCTACAACTACGCGGCCAACACGGCGGATGCCTGGGTCACCGTGCTGGTGATGGACGTGTGGCACTGGACTTCACTGGTAGCGCTGCTCTGTTATTCGGGACTGCGTGCCATTCCGGATGTGTACTACCAGGCTGCGCGGATTGATCGGGCATCCGCCTGGGCAGTTTTCCGACATATCCAGTTGCCGAAGATGAAGAGCGTGCTGCTGATCGCGGTGATGCTGCGGTTTATGGACAGCTTCATGATCTACACCGAACCCTTCGTCCTCACGGGCGGCGGACCGGGTAACGCCACCACCTTCCTCAGTCAGACACTGACCCAGATGGCTGTAGGCCAATTCGACTTGGGCCCGGCGGCGGCATTCTCGCTGGTGTATTTCCTGATCATCCTGTTGGTGTCCTGGCTGTTCTACACCGCCATGACCCACTCCGACGCCAACCGCTGA
- a CDS encoding ABC transporter substrate-binding protein gives MLNKNNKLRHSISLAAVLALSGLSASAWADAYEDAAKKWIGSEFKPSTLTEAQQLEELKWFIKAAEPFRGMKINVVSETLTTHEYESKVLAKAFTEITGIKLTHDLLQEGDVVEKLQTQMQSDKNIYDGWVNDSDLIGTHFRYGKTESITDLMANEGKNFTSPTLDIKDFIGISFTTAPDGKIYQLPDQQFANLYWFRADWFERPELKAKFKEKYGYDLGVPVNWSAYEDIAKFFSEDVKEIDGKRIYGHMDYGKKDPSLGWRFTDAWFSMAGGGDKGLPNGLPVDEWGIRVEDCHPVGSSVTRGGDTNGPAAVFATQKYVDWMKAYAPPEAAGMTFSESGPVPSQGNIAQQIFWYTAFTADMVKPGLPVVNADGTPKWRMAPSPVGPYWEKGMKKGYQDVGSWTFLKSTPEKQKLAAWLYAQFVTSKTVSLKKTIVGLTPIRESDINSQAMTDMAPKLGGLVEFYRSPARTEWSPTGTNVPDYPRLAQLWWSNIAAAASGEKTPQQALDNLAKEQDAIMTRLERSKVQPVCGPKMNPERDAQYWFDQPGAPKPKLANEKPKGETVSYSDLLKSWEAARK, from the coding sequence ATGTTGAATAAAAACAATAAGCTGCGACATAGCATTTCATTGGCCGCCGTACTGGCCCTCAGCGGTTTGAGCGCCTCGGCCTGGGCCGATGCGTATGAAGATGCCGCAAAAAAATGGATCGGCAGCGAGTTCAAGCCGTCGACGCTCACCGAAGCCCAACAGCTCGAAGAGTTGAAGTGGTTCATCAAAGCCGCCGAACCCTTCCGTGGGATGAAGATCAACGTGGTGTCGGAAACCCTCACCACCCACGAGTACGAGTCCAAGGTGCTGGCCAAGGCCTTCACCGAGATCACCGGGATCAAGCTGACCCACGACCTGCTGCAGGAAGGCGACGTGGTGGAGAAGCTGCAAACCCAGATGCAGTCCGACAAAAACATCTATGACGGCTGGGTCAACGACTCCGACCTGATCGGTACACACTTTCGCTATGGCAAGACCGAATCGATCACCGACCTGATGGCCAATGAAGGCAAGAACTTCACCTCGCCGACCCTGGATATCAAGGACTTCATCGGCATCTCCTTCACCACCGCGCCGGACGGCAAGATCTACCAATTGCCCGACCAACAGTTTGCCAACCTCTACTGGTTCCGCGCCGACTGGTTCGAGCGCCCCGAGCTGAAAGCCAAGTTCAAGGAAAAATACGGCTACGACCTCGGTGTGCCGGTGAACTGGTCGGCCTATGAAGACATCGCCAAATTCTTCAGCGAAGACGTCAAGGAAATCGACGGCAAGCGCATTTATGGGCATATGGACTACGGCAAGAAGGACCCGTCCCTGGGCTGGCGCTTCACCGATGCCTGGTTCTCCATGGCCGGTGGCGGCGACAAGGGCCTGCCCAACGGCTTGCCGGTGGACGAGTGGGGCATTCGCGTGGAGGACTGCCACCCGGTGGGCTCCAGCGTCACCCGTGGCGGCGACACAAACGGCCCGGCCGCGGTATTTGCCACACAGAAATACGTGGACTGGATGAAAGCCTACGCGCCACCGGAAGCGGCGGGCATGACCTTCTCGGAATCCGGCCCGGTGCCGTCCCAAGGCAACATCGCCCAGCAGATATTCTGGTACACCGCGTTTACCGCCGACATGGTCAAACCGGGCTTGCCGGTGGTGAATGCCGACGGCACGCCGAAATGGCGCATGGCGCCGTCACCTGTCGGACCGTACTGGGAAAAGGGCATGAAGAAGGGCTATCAGGACGTAGGTTCCTGGACCTTCCTCAAGTCGACGCCGGAGAAACAGAAACTCGCGGCCTGGCTTTACGCGCAGTTCGTGACCTCGAAGACCGTCTCGCTGAAGAAAACCATCGTTGGCCTGACGCCGATTCGTGAGTCCGACATCAACTCCCAGGCCATGACCGACATGGCGCCGAAACTGGGTGGTTTGGTGGAGTTCTACCGCAGCCCGGCGCGTACCGAATGGTCGCCAACCGGCACCAACGTGCCGGACTACCCGCGCCTGGCGCAACTGTGGTGGAGCAACATCGCCGCGGCCGCCAGCGGCGAGAAAACCCCGCAGCAGGCCCTCGACAACCTGGCCAAGGAGCAGGATGCGATCATGACGCGCCTGGAGCGCTCCAAGGTGCAACCGGTGTGCGGTCCGAAAATGAACCCCGAGCGTGACGCGCAGTACTGGTTCGACCAGCCGGGCGCGCCAAAACCGAAACTGGCGAATGAGAAGCCGAAAGGCGAGACCGTGAGCTACAGCGACCTGCTCAAGTCGTGGGAGGCGGCGCGTAAGTAA
- a CDS encoding sigma-70 family RNA polymerase sigma factor — protein MHDIPAALGDSVRQQTLTAMYSEHHGWLHGWLRKKLGCSQHAADLAHDAFIRVLMLAEPQTIKEPRAFLATTAGRLLIDGARRRRIEKAYMEALVIQCEDAGMPDPAAIHVALQALERIAEMLTGLPAKVREAFLLSRLDGLTYSEIATRLDVSSSTVKNYISSALVHCYHSLHPTDPLV, from the coding sequence ATGCATGACATTCCCGCCGCGCTGGGCGACTCCGTCCGGCAGCAGACTCTCACGGCGATGTACAGCGAGCACCACGGCTGGTTGCACGGCTGGCTGCGCAAGAAACTTGGGTGCTCCCAGCATGCCGCCGACCTGGCGCATGACGCGTTCATCCGCGTACTGATGCTGGCCGAACCGCAAACTATCAAGGAACCCCGCGCCTTCCTGGCCACCACGGCAGGGCGGTTGTTGATCGACGGCGCTCGTCGTCGCCGTATCGAAAAAGCCTACATGGAGGCGTTGGTGATCCAGTGCGAAGACGCCGGCATGCCCGACCCAGCCGCGATTCATGTGGCGCTGCAAGCCCTGGAACGCATCGCCGAGATGCTCACTGGCCTGCCTGCCAAAGTCCGCGAAGCCTTCCTGTTGAGTCGCCTGGATGGGCTGACCTACAGCGAAATCGCCACGCGCCTGGACGTCTCTTCCAGCACCGTCAAAAACTACATCTCCAGCGCCCTGGTGCATTGCTACCACAGCCTGCACCCGACAGACCCGCTGGTATGA
- a CDS encoding carbohydrate ABC transporter permease, whose protein sequence is MSKRKLIPLLIYILFLLVPIYWLLNMSFKSNTEILGGLTLFPQDFTLANYKVIFTDPSWYTGYLNSLYYVSLNTVISLSVALPAAYAFSRYRFLGDKHLFFWLLTNRMAPPAVFLLPFFQLYSSIGLFDTHIAVALAHCLFNVPLAVWILEGFMSGVPKEIDETAYIDGYSFPKFFVKIFIPLIGSGIGVTAFFCFMFSWVELLLARTLTSVNAKPIAAVMTRTVSASGIDWGVLAAAGVLTILPGMLVIWFVRNHVAKGFALGRV, encoded by the coding sequence ATGAGCAAGCGCAAGCTGATTCCATTGCTGATCTACATCCTGTTCCTTCTGGTGCCGATCTACTGGCTGCTGAACATGTCCTTCAAGAGCAACACCGAAATCCTCGGTGGGCTGACGTTGTTTCCGCAGGACTTCACCCTGGCCAATTACAAGGTGATCTTCACCGACCCGAGTTGGTACACCGGCTACCTCAACTCGCTGTACTACGTGAGCCTGAACACGGTGATCTCCTTGAGCGTGGCGCTGCCGGCGGCCTATGCGTTTTCGCGCTACCGTTTTCTTGGCGACAAGCACCTGTTTTTCTGGCTACTGACCAACCGTATGGCACCGCCGGCGGTGTTTTTGCTGCCGTTCTTCCAGCTGTATTCGTCGATCGGTCTGTTTGACACGCACATTGCCGTCGCCTTGGCGCACTGCTTGTTCAACGTGCCGTTGGCGGTGTGGATCCTCGAAGGCTTTATGTCCGGCGTGCCCAAGGAAATCGACGAAACCGCCTACATCGATGGCTACTCGTTTCCTAAGTTTTTCGTGAAGATTTTTATCCCATTGATTGGCTCGGGCATTGGGGTGACCGCGTTTTTCTGCTTCATGTTTTCCTGGGTCGAACTGCTGCTGGCGCGCACCCTGACCTCGGTCAACGCCAAGCCTATTGCGGCGGTGATGACGCGCACGGTCTCGGCGTCGGGTATCGATTGGGGCGTACTGGCGGCGGCGGGGGTGTTGACTATCCTTCCCGGCATGCTGGTGATCTGGTTTGTTCGCAATCACGTGGCCAAGGGCTTTGCCCTGGGCCGGGTCTGA
- a CDS encoding ABC transporter ATP-binding protein, with the protein MAEIHLQNLAHSYSPTPSGPEDYAIREMNHVWEQGGAYALLGPSGCGKSTLLNIISGLLSPSEGQVLFDSKVVNDLTPEKRNIAQVFQFPVVYDTMTVFDNLAFPLRNQGMAEAKIHSKVQEIAEVLDLQSLLSKKARNLTADEKQKVSMGRGLVRDDVSAILFDEPLTVIDPHLKWKLRRKLKQIHEQFNITMVYVTHDQLEASTFADKIAVMYGGQIVQFGTPRDLFERPSHTFVGYFIGSPGMNLIEVQAEAGGVRFAGMHLPLSEAMQQRIASADYKKLQVGIRPEFIHVWDEHNPDALQADVTHLEDLGTYKIVTLNLDGATLKVRLAEDKPVPEGKASISFPAQWLMVYADDYLLEVLP; encoded by the coding sequence ATGGCCGAGATCCACTTGCAGAACCTGGCGCATAGCTACAGCCCTACGCCGAGTGGTCCTGAGGACTACGCGATTAGGGAAATGAACCACGTGTGGGAGCAGGGGGGAGCCTACGCCTTGCTCGGGCCGTCGGGCTGCGGCAAGTCGACGTTGCTCAATATCATCTCCGGCCTGCTCAGCCCGTCTGAAGGCCAGGTGCTGTTCGACAGCAAGGTGGTTAACGACCTCACCCCGGAAAAACGCAACATCGCCCAGGTGTTCCAGTTCCCGGTGGTGTACGACACCATGACGGTGTTCGATAACCTGGCATTTCCCCTGCGCAACCAGGGCATGGCCGAAGCGAAAATTCACAGCAAGGTGCAGGAAATTGCTGAAGTCCTTGACCTGCAAAGCCTGCTGAGCAAAAAAGCCCGCAACCTCACCGCCGACGAAAAGCAGAAAGTCTCCATGGGCCGTGGCCTGGTGCGCGACGACGTGTCGGCGATCCTGTTTGACGAACCGCTGACGGTGATCGACCCGCACCTCAAGTGGAAACTGCGGCGCAAGCTCAAGCAGATCCACGAGCAATTCAACATCACCATGGTCTACGTGACCCACGACCAGTTGGAGGCCTCGACCTTCGCCGACAAAATCGCGGTGATGTACGGCGGCCAGATCGTGCAGTTCGGCACGCCCCGTGACTTGTTCGAACGGCCGAGCCACACCTTTGTCGGCTATTTCATCGGCAGCCCTGGGATGAATCTGATCGAGGTGCAGGCCGAAGCGGGCGGAGTACGGTTTGCCGGCATGCACCTGCCATTGTCCGAGGCCATGCAGCAACGTATTGCCAGCGCCGATTACAAGAAATTGCAGGTGGGTATCCGCCCGGAATTTATCCACGTGTGGGACGAGCACAACCCTGACGCCCTGCAGGCCGATGTAACACACCTTGAAGACCTTGGCACCTACAAGATCGTCACCCTCAACCTCGACGGCGCCACGCTCAAGGTGCGCCTGGCCGAAGACAAACCGGTGCCCGAAGGCAAGGCCTCCATCAGTTTCCCGGCGCAATGGCTGATGGTGTATGCCGACGATTACCTGCTGGAGGTGCTGCCATGA
- a CDS encoding ABC transporter ATP-binding protein, with amino-acid sequence MSLTLENVSRVVEGQTWIDDANLRFEAGSFNVLLGRTLSGKTSLMRLMAGLDKPSSGRILMNGVDVTQKPVRLRNVSMVYQQFINYPTMTVFENIASPLRQAGVSDEVIQGKVLETAKMLRIEKFLQRHPLELSGGQQQRTAMARALVKDAELILFDEPLVNLDYKLREELRQEMRELFAARHTIAIYATTEPNEALALGGTTTILHEGRVVQSGKAAEVYHQPQTVLAAELFSEPPINLMPGRISGNEVSFANFVHFPLNVDLRPIGEGEFRFGVRPSHISLVPSNDDDLELAVTVEVAEISGSETFLHVRSEHFLLVLHLSGVHEYDVDAPIRVYIPTHKLFVFDGQGRLVQAPGRRVARVA; translated from the coding sequence ATGTCATTGACCCTGGAAAATGTCTCCCGTGTTGTCGAAGGCCAAACCTGGATCGACGACGCCAACCTGCGTTTCGAAGCCGGTTCCTTTAACGTCCTGCTCGGTCGCACCCTGTCAGGCAAGACCAGCCTGATGCGCCTGATGGCCGGCTTGGACAAGCCCAGCAGTGGCCGCATCCTGATGAACGGTGTGGATGTCACGCAAAAGCCGGTGCGCCTGCGCAACGTGTCGATGGTGTATCAGCAGTTCATCAACTACCCGACCATGACCGTTTTCGAGAACATCGCCTCACCGTTGCGCCAGGCCGGTGTGTCCGACGAGGTGATCCAGGGCAAGGTGCTGGAAACCGCGAAGATGCTGCGCATCGAGAAATTCCTCCAGCGCCACCCGCTTGAACTCTCCGGTGGCCAGCAGCAACGCACGGCCATGGCCCGCGCGTTGGTCAAGGACGCCGAATTGATCCTGTTCGATGAGCCCTTGGTGAACCTGGACTACAAACTGCGCGAAGAGCTGCGTCAGGAAATGCGCGAACTGTTCGCGGCACGTCACACCATCGCCATCTACGCCACCACCGAGCCCAATGAAGCGTTGGCCCTCGGTGGCACCACCACCATTCTTCACGAAGGCCGGGTGGTCCAGAGCGGTAAAGCCGCCGAGGTGTATCACCAGCCGCAGACCGTGCTGGCCGCTGAGCTGTTTTCCGAACCGCCGATCAACCTGATGCCAGGGCGTATCAGCGGCAACGAAGTGAGCTTCGCCAATTTCGTGCACTTCCCGCTGAACGTCGACCTGCGCCCCATCGGTGAAGGCGAGTTCCGGTTTGGCGTACGCCCCAGCCATATCAGCCTGGTACCGAGCAACGACGACGACCTGGAGCTGGCGGTGACCGTGGAAGTCGCGGAGATCAGCGGCTCGGAAACCTTCCTGCACGTACGCAGCGAGCATTTCCTGTTGGTGCTGCACCTGTCGGGGGTGCACGAATACGACGTCGACGCGCCGATTCGTGTGTACATCCCCACCCATAAACTGTTTGTGTTCGATGGCCAGGGCCGTTTGGTCCAGGCCCCCGGACGCCGTGTCGCGAGGGTTGCCTGA
- a CDS encoding FecR family protein yields the protein MSTEQIIQQAAQWLTRLHDEDVSDADRHAFNAWCQADPRHAVAIERMRALWGSLDTLPAKPARVALNRAFTPQRPRGAQVAGLLGVVLCSWLGLQHVPVWMADQRTAVGERRQIALEDGSQLQLNSNSAVDVKFDGHQRVIELLQGELWVEVAKDAQRPFVVRTDQGTATALGTRYLVKRAADGTTVVTVIESSVAVKGEASEGVKVTAGQRSVLDHGRAQPPQAIADADPDAWTRGLLKVNDQPLSEVLQTLASYRHGMLRFDPQALQNLRVSGVFKLDDTAAALSSLADNLPIQVEYFTDLLVVVKPR from the coding sequence ATGAGCACCGAGCAGATCATCCAGCAAGCGGCGCAGTGGCTGACCCGCCTGCACGACGAGGACGTCAGCGACGCCGACCGTCACGCGTTTAATGCCTGGTGCCAGGCCGACCCGCGTCACGCCGTGGCCATTGAACGCATGCGCGCCTTGTGGGGCAGCCTCGACACCTTGCCCGCCAAGCCCGCCCGTGTTGCCCTGAACCGCGCGTTTACCCCGCAACGTCCGCGTGGTGCGCAGGTGGCGGGCTTGCTCGGCGTGGTCTTGTGCAGCTGGCTGGGCTTGCAACACGTGCCGGTCTGGATGGCCGACCAGCGCACCGCCGTCGGCGAGCGCCGGCAGATTGCCCTCGAAGACGGCAGCCAGTTGCAGCTCAACAGCAACTCGGCAGTCGACGTGAAATTCGACGGGCATCAACGCGTGATAGAGCTGTTGCAAGGTGAACTCTGGGTCGAAGTGGCCAAGGATGCGCAACGGCCTTTTGTGGTGCGCACCGACCAAGGCACGGCCACCGCATTGGGTACACGTTATCTGGTCAAGCGGGCGGCAGACGGCACCACGGTCGTCACGGTGATCGAGTCCAGCGTAGCGGTCAAAGGTGAAGCCAGCGAGGGGGTCAAGGTCACGGCCGGCCAGCGTTCGGTCCTTGACCACGGCCGCGCCCAGCCGCCGCAAGCCATCGCCGATGCCGACCCGGACGCTTGGACCCGCGGCCTGCTCAAAGTCAACGACCAACCCCTGAGCGAGGTGCTGCAAACCCTCGCCAGCTATCGCCACGGGATGCTGCGCTTCGACCCTCAGGCCCTGCAGAACCTGCGGGTATCGGGGGTCTTCAAGCTGGATGACACGGCGGCGGCGCTGTCGTCACTGGCGGATAACCTGCCGATCCAAGTGGAGTACTTCACCGACCTGCTGGTGGTGGTCAAGCCGCGCTAG
- a CDS encoding alpha/beta fold hydrolase has product MPVSGGHQVYWERHGQEGGEPVFFLHGGPGGSSSHDHLAFFNLEHFEVVLFDQRGGGRSSPHGEWQNNETARIIEDIEALRKHFGFTQITLLGISWGSWLALKYAWQAPSRVCRLVLASLFVPTPNHLATYHRALACYLKAEAVTSFEQVCKDLEQSCERLQHKAAMAWVGAALRLNRQRMGKAALEHFIDEVALRAIRLEVHYHRAGYFFCEEDQGLTLSCACHVIQGINDPIGLSSLRWLRQRALLKCRLLRAGHDAFDPVLMRAIQQSLMRANCGQ; this is encoded by the coding sequence TTGCCGGTATCCGGCGGCCATCAGGTGTATTGGGAGCGGCACGGCCAGGAAGGTGGTGAACCGGTGTTCTTCTTGCACGGCGGGCCGGGCGGTAGTTCCAGCCACGATCACCTGGCGTTTTTTAACCTGGAACACTTCGAAGTCGTCCTGTTCGACCAGCGCGGTGGCGGACGCTCGAGTCCCCATGGCGAGTGGCAGAACAACGAAACGGCCCGGATCATCGAAGACATTGAAGCGTTGCGTAAGCATTTTGGCTTTACCCAGATCACATTGCTGGGTATTTCCTGGGGTAGTTGGCTGGCGCTCAAATATGCTTGGCAGGCCCCATCGCGAGTATGCCGATTGGTGCTGGCATCACTGTTCGTACCCACTCCCAATCACCTTGCCACCTACCATCGAGCACTAGCGTGCTACTTGAAGGCCGAGGCGGTTACATCGTTTGAACAAGTGTGCAAGGACCTCGAACAATCTTGCGAACGCTTGCAACACAAGGCAGCGATGGCATGGGTCGGCGCAGCGCTGCGCCTGAATCGCCAGCGGATGGGCAAGGCAGCCTTGGAGCACTTCATTGATGAAGTCGCCTTGCGCGCAATCCGTCTGGAGGTGCACTACCATCGCGCCGGTTATTTTTTTTGCGAGGAGGATCAGGGGCTGACACTGAGCTGTGCGTGCCACGTGATACAGGGCATCAATGACCCTATCGGCCTGTCGAGCCTGCGTTGGTTGCGCCAACGAGCACTGCTGAAATGCAGACTATTGCGCGCCGGGCATGATGCGTTTGATCCCGTGCTGATGCGTGCAATTCAACAAAGCCTGATGCGGGCAAACTGCGGACAGTAA
- a CDS encoding sigma-54-dependent Fis family transcriptional regulator — MAEPLAHDTLIQESWRRCRAFGLDHQSTPSFDQLPAEGISQLLESQHSLVQTTHQEVLPYYENILSNSNCLIMLADNQGQVLTSWGTQRFIEPKLARGFNPGASWMERSSGTNAIGTALACAQAVHIEHDEHFLKANRFMTGSAAPIFDAQREIIAVLDVSSDSYLPPSHTLGMVKMMSQTVENRLILNLFRGEHFQLTFNTGLSNLDSQWAGLLIFDESGQVLSANRRADNLLGISLSRVMIDSLFKVSLLELLNQPEGLPFSLQAAGRNRFQCVLKRPQQMPVQARVFTEPVPAKPTSIGLKTLHFGDVRVEKAVRQAERLLEKDIPLLIHGETGVGKEVFVKALHQASSRSQKAFIAVNCAAIPAELVESELFGYEKGAFTGANQKGSIGLIRKADKGTLFLDEIGDMPLPTQARLLRVLQERCVQPVGSSELFPVDLRIISATNRTLRELVQAGRFREDLYYRIGGLTLELPPLRERTDKQALFQQLWQQHREPTQWAGLSAEVLALFDQHPWPGNLRQVSSVLQVALAMAEEQPIRPEHLPDDFFVDLDMAAPRPASDELDDSIDLNQRLKAAGGNISHLARELGVSRNTLYKRLRQNEG, encoded by the coding sequence ATGGCCGAACCCTTGGCTCACGACACCCTTATCCAGGAATCCTGGCGCCGTTGCCGCGCCTTCGGCCTGGACCACCAGAGCACGCCCAGCTTCGACCAACTGCCCGCCGAGGGCATCAGCCAATTGCTCGAAAGCCAGCACTCGCTGGTGCAAACCACCCATCAGGAAGTGCTGCCCTACTACGAGAACATCCTCAGCAACTCCAATTGCCTGATCATGTTGGCTGACAACCAGGGCCAGGTGCTGACCAGCTGGGGCACCCAGCGTTTTATCGAGCCCAAGCTGGCTCGGGGCTTCAACCCCGGCGCCAGTTGGATGGAGCGTTCCAGCGGCACCAACGCTATCGGCACCGCGCTGGCCTGTGCCCAGGCGGTGCATATCGAACACGATGAGCACTTTCTCAAGGCCAACCGCTTCATGACGGGCTCAGCGGCGCCGATCTTTGATGCCCAGCGCGAGATCATCGCGGTGCTGGATGTGTCCAGCGACAGCTACCTGCCGCCCTCCCACACCCTGGGCATGGTCAAGATGATGAGCCAGACCGTGGAGAACCGGCTCATCCTCAACCTGTTTCGCGGTGAACATTTCCAACTGACCTTTAACACTGGCTTGAGCAATCTGGATAGCCAGTGGGCCGGTCTGCTGATTTTTGATGAGAGCGGCCAAGTGCTGTCGGCCAACCGTCGCGCCGACAACCTGTTGGGCATCAGTTTGTCGCGGGTGATGATCGACAGTTTGTTCAAGGTGTCGTTGCTGGAGTTGTTGAACCAGCCGGAGGGGTTGCCCTTCTCGCTGCAAGCGGCGGGACGCAACCGGTTCCAGTGCGTGTTGAAGCGGCCTCAGCAGATGCCGGTGCAGGCCCGCGTATTCACGGAGCCGGTGCCGGCCAAACCCACGTCGATTGGCCTCAAGACCCTGCATTTTGGCGATGTGCGCGTGGAGAAAGCCGTGCGTCAGGCCGAGCGCTTACTGGAGAAGGACATCCCCCTGCTGATCCACGGTGAAACCGGCGTGGGCAAGGAAGTGTTCGTCAAAGCCCTGCACCAGGCGAGCTCACGCAGCCAGAAAGCGTTTATTGCGGTGAACTGTGCCGCGATTCCGGCAGAGCTGGTGGAGTCGGAACTGTTCGGCTACGAAAAAGGCGCGTTCACCGGCGCCAATCAAAAAGGCAGCATCGGCCTGATCCGCAAGGCCGACAAGGGCACGCTGTTCCTGGATGAAATCGGTGATATGCCGCTGCCGACACAGGCCCGCCTGCTGCGGGTATTGCAGGAGCGTTGCGTGCAGCCGGTGGGCAGCAGCGAGTTGTTCCCGGTGGATTTACGCATCATTTCGGCCACCAACCGCACGTTACGCGAGCTGGTGCAGGCCGGGCGGTTTCGTGAGGATTTGTACTACCGTATCGGCGGCCTGACGCTGGAGCTGCCGCCGTTGCGCGAGCGTACGGACAAGCAGGCGCTGTTCCAGCAACTGTGGCAGCAACACCGCGAGCCGACCCAATGGGCGGGCCTGAGCGCCGAAGTGCTGGCGCTGTTCGATCAGCACCCTTGGCCGGGGAACTTGCGCCAGGTCAGCAGCGTGTTGCAGGTGGCGCTAGCCATGGCCGAGGAGCAGCCGATCCGCCCGGAACACCTGCCGGATGATTTTTTTGTGGATTTGGACATGGCGGCGCCGCGGCCCGCCAGTGACGAGCTGGACGACAGCATCGACCTGAACCAGCGCTTGAAGGCTGCCGGCGGGAATATTTCCCACCTGGCGCGCGAGCTGGGCGTGAGCCGCAATACCTTGTACAAGCGCCTGCGCCAGAACGAAGGCTAG